GGTCCGCCAGCAGTGCATCGAGGGTGGTAAAGAGCGCGGAGAGAATTAGGAAGGTGGCCCAGGCAGGAACGAGGAGGAATAGGCCTGTGCCGAATATCCTCCAGATGACGACAGACATGAAACGTAGCTCCAGCCTGAGGAATCTCTCTCAGTTTTGGAGTGTAGCAGAATATCTTTCCATCGAGAAGAAGACTCTTGCTCTTGATCTGCCCAGGAATTCTCCCTTATGCTTCTGTCCTATCGTATTATCTGATTTATCGACTAGGACTGGGCTGAATGAAGGAGGGTCCCATGAGCGTGGATAAAGATTTGCTCGCTATTCTGTGTTGCCCGGAGACTAAACAGACAGTTAGCCTCGCCGATGGAGAGTTGGTATCGAAGTTGAACGATGCGATACGCAAAGGAAGCTTGAAAAATATCGGGAAGCACCAGGTGACCGAGGAACTGGATGGCGGGCTGCTGAGATCCGACTCCAAAATTGTGTACCCGATTCGCGAAAATATTCCTGTTATGCTTATCGAAGAAGGCATTCCCCTCGAACAGCTCGCGTAACCTATATATTGTTCCCGGCTTCTCTGCACGAACGGATCAAGTTCCCTCCTTCGTGCCAGCCGATTTCGTTCCAGGCCTCAACGATTCACACTGCTTCCGTGGGTGTCGGTCTTTGATCCGGTAGATGCTCCGCACTCCATACACAAGTATTCGTAGAGATTTCCGGTCGGGAGAACCAAGAGCAGTCGCTCACGTGTCGGCGTCGCCACGCGGCAACGGGGACAATACAGAAGCGAGGCTTTTAACGCTCCGAATTGGTCAGGCGGTTGTTGAGG
The nucleotide sequence above comes from Nitrospira sp.. Encoded proteins:
- a CDS encoding Trm112 family protein; translated protein: MSVDKDLLAILCCPETKQTVSLADGELVSKLNDAIRKGSLKNIGKHQVTEELDGGLLRSDSKIVYPIRENIPVMLIEEGIPLEQLA